The proteins below come from a single Miscanthus floridulus cultivar M001 chromosome 1, ASM1932011v1, whole genome shotgun sequence genomic window:
- the LOC136480043 gene encoding zinc finger protein ZAT5-like yields the protein MKRPRTEQEPAGEVSLALSLSTNTDSSTTSDSTGTPSSATKRARRRGAVVATSGEGEFVCKTCSRAFTSFQALGGHRTSHLRGRHGLKLGVGARALNQHKQAAAAGNGSGGDKPTQHECHICGLGFEMGQALGGHMRRHREEMGAAEAADAWVWRTEAPRAAAIDPPVLLELFA from the coding sequence ATGAAGCGCCCGAGGACGGAGCAGGAGCCGGCGGGCGAGGTGTCGCTGGCGCTGTCGCTGAGCACTAATACGGACTCGTCCACGACGTCGGACTCCACGGGGACCCCGTCGTCGGCGACGAAGCGAGCGCGGCGGAGGGGCGCCGTGGTGGCCACGTCGGGGGAGGGGGAGTTCGTCTGCAAGACCTGCAGCCGCGCCTTCACCTCGTTTCAGGCGCTCGGCGGCCACCGGACCAGCCACCTGCGGGGCCGCCACGGCCTCAAGCTCGGCGTCGGCGCCAGGGCCCTCAACCAGCACAAGCAGGCCGCCGCGGCCGGCAACGGCAGCGGAGGAGACAAGCCTACGCAGCACGAGTGCCACATCTGCGGGCTCGGCTTCGAGATGGGGCAGGCGCTGGGCGGCCACATGAGGAGGCACCGCGAGGAGATGGGCGCCGCCGAGGCCGCCGACGCCTGGGTCTGGCGCACCGAGgccccgcgcgccgccgccaTCGATCCGCCCGTCTTGCTCGAGCTCTTCGCTTAG
- the LOC136480050 gene encoding zinc finger protein ZAT12-like: MAKHPRDSAAGAVPLSLALSLGGGVAAEHGSSKRHRRAAAGGGDGGGEFVCKTCSRAFGSFQALGGHRTSHLRGRHGLALGMPAPAPAKDARETATKQAAAAAPASHLCHVCGLGFEMGQALGGHMRRHREEAAATTAQAPPVLLQLFV; this comes from the coding sequence ATGGCGAAGCACCCGAGAGActccgccgccggcgccgtgccgctctccctcgcgctgtccctcggcggcggcgtggccgcCGAGCACGGCAGCAGCAAGAGGCaccggcgcgcggcggcgggcggcggggacggcggcggcgagttCGTCTGCAAGACGTGCAGCCGCGCCTTCGGGTCGTTCCAGGCGCTGGGCGGGCACCGGACCAGCCACCTGCGGGGCCGCCACGGCCTCGCGCTCGGGAtgcccgcgccggcgccggcgaaggACGCCAGGGAGACTGCGAcgaagcaggcggcggcggcggctcccgcAAGCCACCTCTGCCACGTCTGCGGTCTCGGCTTCGAGATGGGCCAGGCGCTCGGCGGCCACATGCGCCGCCACCGCGAggaggccgccgccaccaccgcgcaGGCGCCGCCTGTCCTCCTCCAGCTCTTCGTGTAG